AAAAGGCGAGGCTCGCATTTCTGGCGCTCCTCCTCCAGTCTTTCCTGGCCGTTCTGATAGTCCCCCTCTCCTCGAACCTCTGGGCCTTCTACCTGATCGTCTCCGGAATCTCGGCCCTCGACATCCTGCACCGCTACTACGGCTTCTCACTGATTGCCTCAATGACCCTCGAAGAGAACGAACTGCAGGGGCTGAACGCTAATCTATCGCTCCTCGGGAACGTCGTTTCCCTCGTTGCGTTTCCCGTAGCGGGGGCCCTCGCCTACCACGTTGGCGTGAGAGCGATGCTCGTTGATGCGGTCCTCCTTATGGCGGGGGCATTGGGCCTGCTGCCCTACTTAGAGGTCGAAACTGCGTCCGTGCCAGTTGAAGAAGGTAGGAGGGCAGACAAAGCCCCGATCATCAGCAGGAGATTTATCCTCGGCGTTCTGGCCTCTCTTCTTCTCTTCAACTTCGCCCTCGGAAGCTTTAGAATCTTCGTGTTTGCGCAACTCAGGGAGCTTATGAAGGCAGAACTCCTCTACGGAACCCTGCAGTCGCTCACTGCCCTCGGGGGCCTCATTGGGGTGGGGGTTATAGCCTATCTCGCCCGCAGGAAGAGGATTGGAGTGAGAAAGCCGCTCCTCGCCGGAATGATATTCCAGAGCTTCGCGCTGCTCCTCGTTGGCCTTCCTGCGGTCTACCTCCTGGTTCCAGCGGTCTTCGTTTTAGGCCTTGGAGGGGAGCTTCTCAATGTCTCCGCCGACAGCCTGTTTCAGAGATACGTTCCCCTTAAGAACCTTGGAACGGCGAGGGGAATCCTCGACGCCCTGGCGACGCTTGTCATTCCGCTCTCGCAGCTGGCCTTTGCGTGGGCGATTG
This window of the Thermococcus siculi genome carries:
- a CDS encoding MFS transporter, with amino-acid sequence MNRRLYRLHLFTSGLRVFGDAIETVALPWGLLKATGSLVSVGGYALFTHLPWVLLPPLLGRALDRTTKKARLAFLALLLQSFLAVLIVPLSSNLWAFYLIVSGISALDILHRYYGFSLIASMTLEENELQGLNANLSLLGNVVSLVAFPVAGALAYHVGVRAMLVDAVLLMAGALGLLPYLEVETASVPVEEGRRADKAPIISRRFILGVLASLLLFNFALGSFRIFVFAQLRELMKAELLYGTLQSLTALGGLIGVGVIAYLARRKRIGVRKPLLAGMIFQSFALLLVGLPAVYLLVPAVFVLGLGGELLNVSADSLFQRYVPLKNLGTARGILDALATLVIPLSQLAFAWAIEKGIAVLVASLFAAGVACTGTALSYVCFVEFSTARRK